Part of the Bubalus bubalis isolate 160015118507 breed Murrah chromosome 9, NDDB_SH_1, whole genome shotgun sequence genome is shown below.
GTTTGAACGTGACAGATATCATCCCTGTTGCATCTGTACAAACAGGGAGCTTCTGCTTGGGAGTCCAAACCTCTTGGACTGCagctgggaaactgaggcagctgCAAGTCATGACCTAAGTCCGGGAAACGCAGAGCTGGGCAGGGAACTGGATTCTTGTCCTGATTCTGCCTGGAGTTGGCTGTGAGATTCCCGGCTGGTCACTGTCTCTGGAGTCCCGAATTTTCATTTTGACAAGTTGTTGTGAGCTGGATAGATGAGGTGCTGGAGGAAGGAGGCAGCCCCCCTGGTCTGTGCCTAGCTAACGTGAAGGGAGAGAGGGGCTGAGAGCCTCACCCAGCTTTCCTGAGCCAGGACAAAGGGCATTCAGGCACCTGGGTTAATCCTCCCCACTCTCACTCCTTTTTATGTGGAAGGCTCGGACAGTGGAATGACCCACAGTCACCCAGATATCCCAGGAAGGTGCTGTGGTGGGACTTGACCTTCTCCATCCCCTGATCCGGTTGTCAACAGGCTTGGGAAAGGGAGCAGAGTGAGTCTCTGCAGTCGCCTCTAGACTTTGGGTGCTGGTCCCCACCTCAACCACTGTTTCTTTTTTAGCTTCGAGAGTATAAGGTGGTGGGGCGCTGCCTGCCAACCCCCAAATGCCACACGCCACCCCTCTATCGCATGAGAATTTTTGCGCCTAATCATGTTGTTGCCAAGTCCCGCTTCTGGTACTTTGTGTCTCAgttgaagaagatgaagaaatcCTCGGGGGAAATCGTCTACTGTGGACAGGTATGGGGTGTCTGAAGCTGGGTGGGATCGGGGTGAATTTACACTTTGCCATGGGGCATCTGTCACCCTTCAGAGTTAGCAGACTTTACAGCCTCTGATCCTGTTCCTTTGTGGTCTTCATGCCCTACATTAGGATGGGATAGGTGGCTTGGTGCCCTTTTCCTAATGAGAAAACCTGggcctcatctgtaaagtaggggGGTGGGTGCTGGACTCTGCACAGTGAGGCTGCATTGGGTAACTGATGGTTTTATGGCCCAGATGGTCCCAAGAGAACTGTTGGTTGGTTAGGGGGATTCGGAAGCTGTGTTGGTCCCTGTAGGGGGAGCATCCCAGCCTGGACTGCCCTGCATCCCTGCGGTTACCATGGAGATTTCCCTCCGACAGCAGATTTCCCCTTAGGTGCCTGAAGGTGCAGGGACTGGGAGACGGGCAAGAGAGGTCCAGGGGCTGGACCATCCTTCGTAGCTTTGGAGGCAGAGGTTCAGGAATGGTGGGGGGCCCTGGTCGAGGCCCACTTGCTCTAGCTTCAGCCGGTCTCCTCTCCTTGACAGGTGTTCGAGAAATCCCCCCTGCGAGTGAAGAACTTTGGCATCTGGCTGCGCTATGACTCCCGCAGCGGCACCCACAACATGTACCGGGAGTACCGGGATCTGACCACCGCCGGCGCCGTCACCCAGTGCTGTAAGCTGCCAGGCCTCTGCTTTAGACTCAACAGGGCAGACACCTGCAGCTCAGTCTGACACTTCCCTGTCAGACAGATGCACAGGAAATGCAAGAGGCTTCCTGGGCTAGGGGGCAGTCCTCAGGGATGGAGGCAGGGGACGTATTCGCTTTGGGGTTAGCAGTGGAGAGGATGCCCCAAGTGTGCCTTTTTCTGGAACCTGGCAGTAAGTGGACTCGGGCCgggggtgggtggagaggagGGGGTCTGGTTCACCAGCACCAACTGCATCTGGAACCTCCTCTTGAGGTTTAAGGTCAGCCCTGTATAGATGCAGCTGCCTCCCAGAAACCTAGTCCAGCCCCTGTCTGGGAATGGGACCTGGCATTAGCAACCCTGGGTGCTCCCAGCATGTGTCACCTGCTGGGACCAGAATCCAAGCACCTAAACCCAAGAACTGCTGTTTCTTGTAGCAGTGGTTTAAACAGAGGTGCTAACAGCAAATGTTACCTCGTCGCCTTTGTGGGGCTGCAGCTGTGCCCCTCAAAGTGAATTTGGAGGTTCTACACACTTGGTAGCCGGAGCCTGCTGGGGCCAGATGCTGTGGCTATTTGGTCCCCGAGtgccctccttccccacccatgATGGGAAAGTGTGCACATTCACCCTGCCCCCTTCTGGTCTCTGCAGATCGAGACATGGGCGCCCGGCACCGAGCCCGGGCCCACTCAATCCAGATCATGAAGGTGGAGGAGATCGCAGCCAGCAAGTGCCGCCGACCTGCAGTCAAGCAGTTCCACGTGAGTGCCCTCCAGGTCCTGCAGGGCGGGCTGGGCTGAGGGGGCTCTCTTGGAACACCAGAGTGGTCTGGCAGCTCCCCCAGCCTTGGGAGATGCAATAAGGCAGCGGGTTTGACGCAGGAGCCCAGTGGGGGGTGGCCACACCTCAGTGGTCCCTGGGAGACAAGGTTAAGAGCCTTCCACCACCGCCACCCTTCCTTACCTGCCTCTTCTTGTCTCAGGACTCCAAGATCAAGTTCCCACTGCCCCACAGGGTCCTCCGTCGCCAGCACAAGCCACGCTTCACCACCAAGAGGCCCAACACCTTCTTTTAGGTTCaggccctctgtccctggggctgCACAAATAAAACTTAGTGGGAAAACTGAGTGCCCAGATACACGTCTTGTTTTCTTTACACACCCTGCAGAACTCAAAAGGGTGCAGCCAAGCTGTGAGTGCTCTGGGAGGAGTCCTCCTCTCCTTGAGTAGGGCACCGGCACTGGATTCTCCCGAAGGGGAGGTGGTCTAGGAAGAGCGAGCTCCTCCCCACTCAGCTCTCTTCATTCAGTGCCGTCAGGCAGCTCTGCTGTGAGCTTCGGGGTGTGCTGCAGGCCCCAGCTTTGGCCGCAGATCTGGTTTGCCTGCCATGTTATACATATTTCTCAGCTCTGTGCCACCCGCCATCATTTCTTGGTGGTAAAAGGACAGCTGCGCCTGTGGGTTTGGTTCTGTTCCAGGTGTGATCTTCCCTACCTGGCCTCCAGTCCTGTTGTAGAGCCTCAGAGCAGGCACAAGGGGGCGCCCAAGAGCGCTGTGCGCCTGCTGTGCTAGCTTGTCTCCTCCGCCAGCTGGGGGCCCCTTGAATGAAGCTGTCCTAATCCCACCTAGGAGGCCACGGTCTCTCAGTGGGCATCTGTCTACTTGaggcctggggaattccaggcATGAAGCTAATCCCACCCTGAGCTCCTCAACCAGGAGGCTGAGGCACAGCTAAGAATTCAGTTCTTGGTGGTGTCACCTTGGACAGTCCAGGCACTTTGTCCTTGGTGTCATCTTCAGAAGATCAGGGCACTGACTAGATTTGCTCAGCTGCCTTGAGGAGTCACTGTTCTGCAGGCAGTGGATACACAGGTCAGTGAGGGCCTGCCTTGTCTTCCAGAGAACCATGGATGGGGAAGAAGCTGTGGCACAAAGAGGTAGTGtggagtgggggcggggagaaGCATGGTCCTGGACAAGGgcacagcctcccctcccccacctgtcCAAGGAGGGGTTTAGTTGGCATGATGATCTTGGGTGGTTTCCAGAAAATCAGCTCACTTCAAATCCCACCTGTTCTTGGAGAGGTTCCCAGGGCAGGTCTCAGGCATGGCTAGCCATTCTCACGGGAAAGACAGGCCCTGGGTCCTCGGTGACTGCTTTGCCCGTTCCAGCCCCTGGGGCttgccagtggtgaagaacctgcctgcacaCGCGGGAACGTAAGAgacacgtgttcaatccctgggtcggtcggccccctggaggagggcgtggcagcccacttgagtattcttgcctggaggatccatggacagaggagcctgctgggctacagtccatggtcactAAGAGTCACAACTGAGGTGACCGAGCTCACACAGGCAGCACCAGCGGCTCTTCCTACCTCCCTCCATTGCTGAGCCCTCTGCCTAGACTCCACAGACACTGCCTCACTGGAGATTGTAGACCATACCGTGATTGAGGCACAGGACTGTCCCACACCAGACTGAGGGCACAGACCACATGTGTCACTGTGACCCCAGGAGGAGTTAAAAATAATCTGAGGGTCGTGGTGGCCAATGAACACTCTTCTACCCCCATCTGCACCACGTGGGTAAGCCCTGATCTGGCAGTGCTGGGCCAGATTTTGTGTATTAATGCCAAAATGCCTACCACTAACATACTAATTAACTCTGAATAAGAGGACTATTTTCCTTCAACCTTGCCAACACCACGGGTGAACAAGCTGGTGGCTGAAAAGAAACCTTAGGATTTGCTTTCCCTTACCTGGAAAGCATTCTGCCCTGAGACAAATCGCTCATAGAAAAAAATCTCAGGAACTTGAATCGTTCCTCTCAGGGGCTGCTGGGTTGGTATGATACGGGCATTCCTTAGTGGcgcagtggttgggactccatgactaactgctggggcctgggttcggTCCCCGGTcgggaactaaagatcctgcaagccttgtgatgtggccaaaaaaaaaaagctcaggtaTGTGGAGCAAAAGGCTGAAGAAATTTCCCCATATACATTATAAATGCTTTTTCCTCAGGGCAGTTCCTCCTGATGTTTAAGATATATTTGTCCGGCCaaatttttcttgaatatttgtCTAGATGATTTCATTAACCCTGTGATTTCTGGCAGAAATTCCTGGTTACCCTAAagatttcttctctcctttctcattAATAGGTGTCTCCATATCTAGATGCCACCCAGGAAAAGTTTGGCAGCTTCCTTTCCATTAAAGGATGGGCATGTGAACTGGCAGTAGCGATGCATGCATTTCCAGGAAATAATCTGGCTGGTTCTCCAGCAGTTGTTTGGCCATGAAACTCCTGATCTCTGTTCCTGGGGCAGGTCACAGCCCACTCAGCCTTAGTTTTTTCTTGTATAAACTGGAAATGGTGATCCCTTAGGTCTCAGGTGGGGGGCTTCAGATGAGCTAGAGGTTGAGAGGCCAGAAATGTCAGGTGGGAGAATATACCACCAGGAAAGTGGAAGGCCAGGGAGGGCCCCACAAAGGCCCCTCATGCACACCCATCCCCGCCTTAAAGCTCTGCCAAAATTTGATCCACATTACAGCTGGGGAATGGGGTCAATCTCATAGGAGGCCCTCAGCTTGCTAACACACCTATTCATACCCCCATCCTGCAGTCTACTCATCGTCACATAACCTTGTCCATTCACACCCCTACCACGTAACCACCCCTGGCAACTACCCCACAAAGCGTGCATAGCGCAGTCGTCCAGAAGCTGGCTAGAGGTGAGGACCACTGAGGCGAACCCTCAAGTCTCCAGTAGTAGTGCCAGGACCAACCAAGCACAAAGGCCCGGAGCCAGGGAGAAATGGGCCCTTCTGTGTGGGCCTGTGGAGCAAGACAGGCCACTTGGATTGCTGGCTCCCCTCAGCGGTCAGCTTGGGCCTAGGGACAAGACTTTTCTCCGGCTCACGCGGCCAACCCAAAGGTGGGCAGGAATCTGCACCCCACAGGCCCTTAGGTGCTGAGGCACTTCCAGGTCCCGCCCCCGGGCTTCTCCAGGTGCCGGGTGTCCCAGACTGGACAGGGCTGggagccctggaggagagccACACCTCCCTGACCCACCCCGCACCTCACTTCTGAGTCAGGCAAGGCAACTGGGGGCCCCGGGTGACCCGTGGTAGATCCTGAAACCCAGAGAGACTCTGGGAACCACAGGATCAGAATCCTCAGGGCTTGGAATCAGGGAATCGTACAGGAAATGACAGCCACTGGTGGTAATAATTGTTTGCTTTTACTGAATGCAGGATGGGATGTTCAAGGACATACCCAGCAGGCCATGCTGGAACAGCTCACAACCTCTCATCTCTGACCCCTGCCCTGTCTCCAAGGAGACATGAGAACACTGGGGATGCCCAGTCAGCAGCCAGGAGTGGTGGCAGCAGAAATCTCAGCACCCCGACATCCTTGCCCCTTTTGCTTAGACCACTGCTGCTGGGCTCTTGGGGACTGCCCTGCTCCTCTCCCCTATCCAGGGGGAGTCCTCGGGTCCTACCTGCCCTCCTCCCATCCCATAATTGGAATCACAGTCAGGGAAGGCATAActgcttcccctccctccct
Proteins encoded:
- the RPL18A gene encoding 60S ribosomal protein L18a, translating into MKASGTLREYKVVGRCLPTPKCHTPPLYRMRIFAPNHVVAKSRFWYFVSQLKKMKKSSGEIVYCGQVFEKSPLRVKNFGIWLRYDSRSGTHNMYREYRDLTTAGAVTQCYRDMGARHRARAHSIQIMKVEEIAASKCRRPAVKQFHDSKIKFPLPHRVLRRQHKPRFTTKRPNTFF